GGCGCCAGAAGAGAAACACAAGAGTCCTGGAGCCCAAGGAGAACCAGCCTGGCCTGCTGAGGCTCCGAGAACCCTGCACACCTGGACAGATCCCATAAGTCCCTCACCGCCCTGAGCACCACGCGGTTCCCGCCTCACCTGTGCAGATTCAGGAAcaattttgtttctgtcttttctcATGAACCAATTTAGAACTTCGATTTTgcctctcagtgtagttttaccTTGATCCTGAACACTAGGATTTCCACTTTGGTTTATGTcagtttcaattttctttctttctttctttggtatgggctattgaacccaggggcacgcaaacactgagccacatccccagccctattttgtgctgtatttagagacagggtctcactgagttgcttagcgcctgctcttgctgaggctgactttgatcccatgatcctcctgtctcagttggCGGAgaccctaggattacaggcttgtacatGCATGCCCtgcacttttacttttttttaattgttgtttttttaaagtttatatggaaaatataacttatttatttatccatttatttatttggtggtatgGTGATtgatccagggccttgtgcatgggaggcaaacactctatctaGAGAGGTATGTCCCCAGCGCAACATTGAATAATTTTTACCTGCTGCTctggatcaagcccagtgcctcacatgtcctaggaaagtgctcttccactgagctccaggcaaagccaatttaaaattacttaaccAAGGAAGTAAATTGCAATCCTATTTCATTCTAATTGATTGGAATTctattttctgataataaaaatatttattttgtgtgcctttaaatttatactgtttttctgggcatggtggcacacacctgtaatcccaacacctCCAGAGTTTAAGGAGGCCAGAGAAttagagttcaaacccagccacAGCAGCACGAGGTGCTACACAAATAAGTGAGAATCTGTCtccaactaaaaacaaaatacagctGGGAGCAGTGACTTACTGGTTGAgtgtcctgaattcaatcctcaatatcGGCTCATACCCAAATTATACTTTATGGCTTATGTAGTTTtgtgattttataatttgtttaaacaaactaaacaaaaagCTTCAAACTATCTCATGCAACAGTTCACAGACTCTGTTCTGATCTGTTTGTTCTCTTCAACTCCCCCCTAAGGTAGCAGAATCTCACATGTGTAAGAGACATTCATGAGACTCTCTTGtaatttccaagtgttttataATATGGGCACATGCTTTATAAttgcccatttaattttttttatattaaaaataacatcaccCATGTGAGGGCAACTCCTTTCTGAGCCTCTGTAGTTATTGAAACAGAGGATCCTACTGCATTAAGTCACATGACACtccaatttccattttataaggaCAAAGTAATAAGCAAAGGCTTTCCCCCTTTAAGGATGGGGTGAGTTTTTGGACTCCCCAGTACCCCCTTCCTAGTGGCTGGCAATGGATGGGATAGTGACCTTTTCTCTGGACCATTTTCCAGGATCCTTCTTCTTTCAGACTCCCCAGGATGAGCATCCAGTCCCCACCCACGCTGCTGGAGCTGGCAGGGCGCAGTCTGCTGAGCAACAAGTCCAGGGCCATCCTGGATCTGGAGGACCTGCCCATAGAGCTCTTCCCACCACTCTTTGTGGAGGCCTTCAGCAGGGGACACACTGAGGTCCTGAAGAAAATGGTGCATACCTGGCCCTTCACCTGCCTGCCCCTGGGGGCCCTGATGAGGCAGCCACAGCCTGACATGCTCCGAGTGGCACTGGATGGGCTGGACATGCTGCTTGCCCAGCAGGATCGCCCCAGGTGAGGGGGACCCAGGTGGCCTGGAAGGGAGCACCCTCGGTGCCAGGGAAGGGATGGGTATAGGCAGGGAGAGTGGGTGCTGAAGTGTGCTCCACAGGCTTCTTGTGCTGCCAGCAAGGATGGGTTGAGAGGCCTTGGCCATGCTAAGCCCCATCTGGGAAAGGCTTCCAGATGTGGAGGTGCTTGTGGCATCTGTGGTGACCCAACAAGGAGGTTGTCCTTGTCCCTGACTCAGACTATACATGTGGGGACACCAGGCTGGATTGGAGGGAGGTAGATGGAGAATactgagacagaaggaaaagGTGGAGCAGGGAGCATCAgctgagaggggaaggaaggggcttCAGGGCTGAGACTCTGCTGTGGTTCCCGCaggaggtggaaactgcaggTGCTGGATTTGCGGAGGGCTCCACGGAACTTCTGGAGGACGTGGTCTGGAGCCGTGGTGGATGCCTGCTCACCAGAGGACATTAAGAAGAATCAAGCATTGAAACTTGATCCAGCAACGGCAGCTAAGCTGCCCTTGAAGATATTCATAGACTTGTGCCTCACAGAAGGGCCCCTGGATGAATTCCTGACTCTCTTGTTCCTGTGGGTCACACAGAGAAGGGACAGGCTGCACCTGTGTTGCAATAGGCTGAAGATCTTTGGGAAGCCCATCGGCCACGCCAGGAAGGTCCTGAGACTGTTGCAGCTGGACTCTGTCCAGAAGGTGGAAGTGCACTGCACCTGGGTGCCCTCCACCTTGGCTGCTTATGCTCCTTTCTTGGGCCAGATGAAGAACCTGAGGAAGCTGCTTGTCTCCCAGGTCCGCGTGCCTGCCCACACCTCCCCAGAGGAGCAGGAGTGGCTGCTTGCCCAGCTCACCTTGCAGTTCCTCAGGATGGACTGCCTGAGGAAGTTCTGTGTGGATGCTGTCCTCCTCCTCGAGGGCCACCTGGAGCAGGTGCTGAGGTAAGTAAGGGGGATGAGCTTCCTCTGCAGACCAGTATCAGTAAATCTGAAagggcacctactgtgtgccagccacTGACACTCTCATGGTGAACAAACACTGGAAGGTAAATAACCCATCATCTGTTCCTGTTGTATCCTGAAGCTCCATCTTCTAACCTGTGTTAGAGCAAAAAGCTAAACCAGGGTCCATGATCTGGGAGGTGCCACCATTCTGGGAAACCAGCTGATGGGGACCGGATTTAGTGAGACTGGTTGAGGTTCCTTTCCTGAGAGGACTATATAGCAACAGGGGTGCAAagcagggtagaggagagggCAATGAAGGAGGGGAAGTCCCTACACCTGTACCCGCAACAGGGAAGCTCTGGGCTCTCCAGCTGGTAGCACAGAGATCTACCTCTAATGCTCATGTAAGGAAGGCTGTTCTGAGCTCCAGGTAGTAATTCTGCAGTCCAGGGTGAGAAGCAGGGATGCAGGCCTTGCTGAGGGTGCAGGGTGTGAACTCtgcagggattaaacccagtaggTTTTGTCACATCTTGCCTGGTTTGTCCTTTGTACATGACTCCCCTTGACCGCCTCTGATCAGAGATGTGGCTTTCTGCTTGTTATTGAGGATGGGCGTCTTAGAGATGGTGGATCCACCTAGTCACAAAAGTGGTGATAAAAGGCTCAGACTAAAATGCGGTGACCTGAACGGGCAGATTCTACAAAATGTCAACCAGGTTCAGATGGCCATGGTGACATTGGGTTCGGGCCAATTCATTTTCTCCCTCAGAACTAACTGCCTTGTTTCCCCTTAGGCACCTGAAGACCCCCCTGGAGGCCCTCTCAATAACCAACTGCCCGCTCTCAGATTCCGACTGGAATTATCTCTCCCAATGCCCAAACACCAGCCAGCTCAGACACCTGGATCTAAGGGGCATCAAACTGACCAATTTCAGTCTGGGGCCCCTCCAAATACTTCTGGAGATGGTTGCAGCCACCCTGAAGAGCCTGGACTTGGAAGCCTGTGAGATCACAGACTCCCAGCTCCAAGCCATCCTGCCTGCCCTGAGCTGCTGCTCCCAGCTCAGGATCTTGTGCTTTTTCGGGAACCGCATCTCCATGTCAGTCCTGAGGGACCTGCTGCTTCACACTGCCAGGCTGAGTCAGTTGAGCATAGAACTGTACCCTGCCCTTCTGGAGAGCTATGATGCCCAGGGTGCCATCCACCCAGGGAGATGTTCCCAACTCTGTGCTGAGCTCACAGCAATACTGAAGGACTTTAGGCAGCCAAACGTCCTTATTTTCCATACTGTCTCATGTCCTCAATGTGGCCGCATGTTCCTCTACAACCAGGGCCTCATTCACTGTTCCTGTCCAACAGCTGCCTAGTTGGGTGTGTATAAAAAGCTGTCTTCTAGGCAATTGGAGGTATAACCAGGATGTAGTATGATTGTGAAGGAAACTCAGAGCCCAGCATTTCAGACACTGCTTAAAATGTGGATGGggaaaggaaactgaagcaggggACACATTGAAAGGAACCCCTTGAAGATTGGACCCTCTGTATACAGCCATACGTGTCTGTATAGGGTCATAACTAGGGACCTGGATTTCTAGAATGGGATTTAGGCTTCATGCACATATGAAGAAGGTATTTTGTTTCATGGATGGTCCATAAACAAATAGTAAGAAATATACGGAAACTCAGGGTTAGTCTTCTCATGTCCTCTGTGATGGATTTACCTGGATTTCTAATTTAAACCTTGGGATTCTCCAGGTGCTTATGGAGAAAGATGGCCCTGGGTTCTTGGTGTTCAATGAGGTTCAGCCCTGGGAACTCCAGGTATCAAACTGAAATTGGTCATTATGTGTGGCGGCTACTCAGTGGTTTAAGGCATACAGGTGCCCACAGCAGGCCTGGAACATTCTAAGTGGTCCGTGAAATTGGAAGAAAACCATTCCTCAGGGGACTTCAGTGCCATCTAGACACTCAGCACTGGCCCCTCCTTGTGGGTCTCTGTGTAGGCCCAGAAGCCTTGGGTCCTGGGCTTTGGCTGCACCGGCAACAGGCCAGAGCCTCTGGGCCTCACCAAACGTTGCCTGCCATCCTGCTGGGTAGTCTTTCCTCAATTAAACTAGCAATGTGTACCAATAAAGGTATCCAGATTACCTTTCAGCAAAATAGTAGAATCATATATGTAGATGACACTTGCAAACATTTCTAACTCAAACTGAATAAATTACAACCtctggtgaggtgggggctgCTCATGACTGACAGATCTTCCTCTAACACTTCCAGTCTCTCCCTACTTAGGGACACAAGATGGCCTCTTTTAATCAGTAGATGGTGATAGGATGAGTAAGGATAGGGTAGCTCTGGGGAAATGTGTGACCCTGACTTGCTGCCTGGTCTGAGACCATAATCCCCTAAGTTACAGCTCCTGCTGAGGACTCATGCTGGTGGGGTTGTGCAGTGACCTTAGCCTTAGCTTCCCATCTGAGGAGAAGGAAATCACCCAATTTTTATTTGAGGTTTCCTAAagctgcctgtgtgtgtgtgtgtgtgtgtgtgtgtgtgtgtgtgtgtgttttaatttgaaCCTGAAGGCTTCTCCACGCATAATGAATGGAAATCCAATTTGATGTGTAATCAGACCGGAGCTACCTCTAGGAACAGTCCCAGCCATGCACAGCCAGCCCATCTGGCCCCCACACAGAGATCTTTGTGCTTCACCACTGTTTATGACACTTGCTTTCCTTGGGCTCTAAGTCTAGCTTGCACGTGGGGCAGATGGAAAGTTCAACAACATTCATTCTGCATTGTTGCTGGAATTAGGATCAAATAAATGCAAGGAAGATCTGCAGTTTGAGATTTGTcatcatttgttcttttaaggaTCTTCATGACCAAAAAGGGACTTGAAGATATTCTGGTGTGTCCAGACTCCTTGAATTGTATGATTACTGTGAGCTGCATGTGTCCCCACACAGCCCTGGTGATAAAGCACCCAGACTGCTCTTTGAATTCCTCATCTTTTCACTGTAGGTTCATTTGTCCTGTGAGACAGCCCACAACTGTAGGATGTCATGACAAACAAGCCCGGGTGTGTGAGGGTGGCTGGGTCAGAAGGGGACTGGGTTCCACTCCCTGGAGTGCTACTCAAAGATGCACATTCCTTTGTGCATCTGCATCAAAGAGTCTAGATCCCCTTCTGGAACACTGGCCAATTTCACCTGTATAATCTAGGGACCCAGAACTTATGCTTTTCTACAGAAATGAGTGAACTTCATAAAAAATAACTGAGggcctggggacatagctcaatggaaaagcacttgcctagcatgtggaagggcctgggttccatccccagaaccacaaaggcacataaacaaataaatgaataaataaattcaatattgaTGTGACTCGAGGGGgacattttaatttgaagaaaattgtcTCTGTGAGGATTACTTAACAAAGAACCAGGACCCAAATGAAAACAAtcgaatacattttttaattggtatgCACAGGCATATAAAATTGATGTCCTTAAAGATTCTTTTCCAAAAACAACAGATAACCCAGGTTGggggtgaagggaaagtgaggaatgaGAGACAgataagcaagaaatgaaagacagagaccaggcagagatacacacgagagttGATTTTTCACACTTGACAagtaaaggccatctctctataggagagggGGGCAGAACAGGCTtcagttctgggacttttatggggcaggatCCGGAATCAGAGCCGAGTGGGTTCTCATGCAGatggttaagggttgggttggtatgaagGTGTGGTGAGACTTTCTCAaatgcccttgggcaggaaagtgaaatgTTCTCCTTAATATGCCAGCTGTcatttaagatggccatccaggtgctaagcaaggaccttacagtgAGAAATTGATATGACTCAATTTTTGAAataaccagcctctacctcagagcagggcctgtccaaagcagggtggcgggggtgggggggagaatgATCCAGCATTTCTAGGCACATAGCTACCCCTAACTGCAGTGACCAGATAGCCTTGACTCAGCAATGCAAGACCAAAGAATGCTTGAGACCTAATTTCAGACCATAGCAGAATGAGACAGGGAACatatctgaaatgccaggtgaccctcacagtagttttggtgattgataacatgttaggaaaccatgtagtttagtgCATACACGCCTCAcagcttaaaccaatcagttcaaatgtatccacctcttgaaataaccaatcacccttacccagcTTGTTCCCACCAGGGAATGTGCTAatcatttttgtttgattttcccacagtgtgaaatgatttgctgtgtgatgttgtgatgcatagtgtatccccccaaaaaactataAATCGTCACTGAATTAAGGGCCAGGACTCATTCCCTGGGACTGCTGCATGctaaacggttgtgagtccaggctcgagcttgcaataaagactcttgtgtgattgcatcagatttggctcctggaggtctagtGGGGTTCCGATGAATCTGGCCTTATAATAggtactaaaacaaaaagaaaaatttgaagggAGTTGTTAGAGACACAGCAGAGACTCCTAAAACCTTACACTACCCttagggacagggacagagaaaCAGGCTTTTGTTCCCCTACAAGGtaaaggggttttttttgtttgttttgtttttttgttttttttggtggggcgGGGGATTGGCTCAGCAAACAGGCCTGAGAAGTATAAGATTCTTGCTTAGTATCTGGATGGCCATTTTAACTGACAGcagccattttaaggaaaaacttTTGTTTTCCCACCCAACCCTAACCACCCATATTAGAACCcacctggctctgattcctgagcctcccaagATCGGGTTCCTTGGTGTGCCCAATCTCCCCTTTGAGGTTCACTGAGTTTCCCCAGGGCCCCAATCTGGATTCCATCATGGAACCAGCTTCTCCATTCAGCCAAAGGCCCTCTCTGCCCCCACCACCAGACATTTCATCTCCAGTCAAACTAAAGGACCTACAGTTCCCAGAAAGTGACGGTTGATCGTCTGGCACTCTATGTGGTTGGGGACACCCCCGGCACAACATTCACAGCTACTGCTGATACCTCCTATCGACTCAGTGTATAAGTGGTCATTTATTTGGGTCCTGAGTTTTGAGACAAAGCCACCGAGGATGATTGGGAGCTGTTCCTGGTGAGACGACCTCTCAGCCTTGGGTTATTCTCTATGGACTTTTCTCCCATCTATGGGTATCTGTACTTTCTACGGGCTTTTGCCCCTACTACATTGTCCTGGCTGGGTCCCAATACCTCTATGGGATCCTGGTCTTACACTTACCCAGCGGGGTTGACAACCACTTGAGCATACCCATGCTCTCAACTAGGTGATACTAGATACTGGGGGATGGCCCACGTTTAAATTCACATCCTATGTCTCATGGGTGGCTCCTCATCCATTCCCTCCCAGAGTCCTCTAGGCTTCCTCCTGGCTAACCTAGGGTCTCTCTCACCCCAGATCTAAACCCCGCAAAACTTACCTGCTTGTGCAATCACATCTGGCTCCAATATCCTTTGAATAATGACTCTCAATTGCCACTTGAGGGCACTCTAGAGCCCAATGTTATCAGGGATCTCTTCAACTATTGTGAGTGTTGGGAAGAATGGAAAGAGATGTCATATgctcaggccttctcctttccaTGTCCTAATCCCTCTCTCTTCAGCTCTTGCTATCCCACACAAGTCCTCTCAGCCCTCACCTCCCCTACACCTTcttccaaagggacagaagattctacccaggactcctcctcctttGACCCAGTGGGTGAGACACCCACCTTGCCACAGTTCTCTTTCTGATGAAGCTACCACAACAGCTGGTCCCTTGGCCCCTCCAGCTTCTCTCATCCTGCCACATGCTCACAGGCTACCACTGCTCAACCCACATCTCTGTGTCTGATACATTAGGTGGCTGGGTAGGTGGTATAACCCGGGTTCATGTGTCTTTCCCTTTTTCAGATCTTTCCCAGACAGAAAAGTGGGCTTGGTTCATACTTCAAGCCACAACACATATATCAAAGCATTTCAATATCTGACTCAATCATATAATTTGACCTTCCATGGTTTCCATATAATCTTGTCTAACACCCTCCCGCCTGAGGACCATAGTCGAGTTTGGAAGCAAGCTAGATATTATACTGAATACATTATACATCAGTCCTCCCCTGCCCATCTGATTGACATTGAAGCAGTCCCTGACCAGGACCCCAACTGGGATTATAATTTTCCTGGAAGAATAACTACTAGAAACCAATGCATTACCTGCCTCATGGCAGGACTTAGAAAGGCAGCCATAAGGTTATCAATTATGAAACACTCCAAGAAGAATTCCAAGATAATAATGAAAACACTTCAGCATTTTTAGATTGCCTGACTAAggctttattacaatatattaATCTGGACCCTGAGGCTCCAGACAGTAGACAAGTACTGAGGACATAATTGTTCTCCCAAATTTTCCCTGATATTAAGGCCAAATGAAGGCACATTGAGAGGAGCCCCCTAACTCCCCAAGTGAGGTTCTGGAAGTCACCTTTAAGGTGTACAATTAGGGAGATGAGAAGGCCTGAAATCAGAGATACCAGATGCTCTCTCAAGCCATCTATCTGGCCTCAGCATCTATGCTTGGTTCCATTGGCCCAAGGAAGTGTTCCTTGGGTCTGCTtagaccctgttttaaatgtggtcagatgggtCATTAGGCTTGTACATGCCCTAAGCCTTGTACACCTCTGGGTCtttgtcctaaatgccatcaaGAAGGACACAGGGCCATTGACTGTCTCCAAGCCCATAGGAGCCCCTGGACATCCAGCCCTCCTGGAGTGGCTGCAGAGGATTGACAAGACCAAGGTCTCCATCACCCAACCACTACCATCACTCCACGGAAACTCAGGGCACTCTAGATCCCAAATGTTATCAGGGATCTCTTCAATTACTATGAGTGTTAAAGAGATAAATTCAGGGTAACTCTGCATATGTCAGGTAGGCCCATCTCATTCCTCCTAGACACTGGGGCTACATATTTAATCCTCCAGGTGTTCTGGGGGCTGACTACCAACCCTTACAGACACCTAGCCTTTTTTGTGCTTGTGGCTTTCTAATTTTTACTCATTCCTTTTTGGTCAATCCACATTGTCCTGTTCCTCTTATGTgaagggacatcctcacaaaGTTGGGGGCTATGCTGTCCTTCTCCATCATAGTCGCTTCCATGCAGACTCACTTAGAACCATCCCCTACTCTGTTGGCCAGTGCCTTCCCATGACCCGCTTCTGAGGTGGATGTTTCCAGTCCTTCTATCACCTCACACCATGAGCCCATTCACATCTGTCTCAAAACCTCCTCCATTTTCTGCCCAATAACAACACTTGCTCTCCCTCCTTACTGATGCTGTCCCTCTCTTTTCAGAGCAGACTTGATCACATCCTTTCAACAGCTTGCTCTTTCATCCGGGTATTTGGGCTTCTTTGGAACCTGGCCTGAGGGCCCAGGACAATGACCACACACCTTCTTCCATTCACCTAGGACTCTTCTTTACCACATACTGGCCTCCCTTGGGGAAATGACTTTGCTCTTCCTCAACCTTCCTTCTCACAGGTCTACTTCCTAGAGATGGCAGTGACAAGTCTCCACTCTAGGAACAAAAGTTAACTTAGATCTTGGCCCACCACCAAGATTCTTGatgttcccttcccttccccttggtGAGTTGACTCTTGGGTCTTGGTTCTCAGCTCCTCTGTGGAGCTCATGAAAGCCCTGGGAAGGCACCAAGACTCTCTATGGCAAATCCTGGAACTAGGAAGTAGCTGGTGAGGACTCCCTTCTCTCAGTCCCAGGAAggctgtggagcctaatcccctggaacctctttctacagtgcgactggaaaatttatcatgcaggctgggtattattaataattgtgctattctatctcctggtaaaattactgatatacctcctggagaactagctataatttttatttcacctacataatcaggatcaattaccctaggacttatcataagtccttttagtgttgaagaactgtgTTCCCAATAATTAGCATAcagttccttggggaagaggtccttttactcctatgggaatgatttgaactcccatctctagAGTTAgaactgctctggcagaggcacagatgtccaaccctgtgctccctctggtttgtctgatgagggatttaatggataatgtgacctgggcactaccctgatggtgttgctgggttcctccattgccctgtatatttgtgcttgtgggccccggagcattgggccccccagtctgttttttggcaatggagcctgatgcctttctccatgatattgtgggtaaacacctggtccttgtccattttttgataacggaataccctctatggtggtttgagaacggcattcattagcccaatgtctccctctaccaCATTGTGGgaaaatacccggtattctattcctttgatacttagttttgttaaaccatcctcctatggggcaattacttttaaaatgtcctgtttgttcacaattgtagcacgtttttggcctggcatctaaagcctattgtactgcagctgccaagacttgcccttgttcattaatgtctctacataatttaatatatgtgtttaaatcttcatgtttccatggtctaatgacctctctgcagcaacaatttgcttggtcataagccagttgttttattaatggcattgcttgttctgtatccccaaaactctggtagctgtttgaataagcctatctacaaattcagcataagattcattagctctctgtattaccttagataattgaccttgtaaatctccatgtccttgtaaagtcttccatgccctaactgcgtctgcagcaatttgtgcatatatagcaggatcatattcaatttgttgccgttgaccctcataaggtccttttcctaacaacatgtctagatttctttgagggtaaccggctgctgcatttcgcctagccgtctctgtacaaaattcctcattggcaaccttccataacaaatattgccctccatttagcacagatttacacatgctagcccaatctgctggtgtcatgtccaagttggtaatggatttgaccatgcttacagtgaagggtgcttggggaccataggttgttacagcctcctttaactgcttcactgttttgaaatctaaagcatgttgaattcgctgccctcctgcctgctcaagtacagggcatgctaatctttgaggtcctgtctcaggattccatctttcaactacgggggttgagggccactcaactgtctctataggtggagctgttggttgaattatgccctatGGTGATAGAATGGAgctagtagcagcctcctgttgtagcttccccctgatagctgtttctcctctaagctttcttcctttaaattttcttcctctatctgactagctggagagaccttctcttttgcttgatctaacatgttttctaccatagtcttgacctctaacaatttaattaaaactttttcagttcgttttttactaatttctaatctactataaagataacacaacccaataagataacacaaaacaaaaccaaaacagaatgaaagaaatggaacaaaaaatcattgtatcaatgttctcttcctcagggccgaacaacttcaaaccttgagccaaccatttttcccagtttgcctgagaaagttctagggataggcagctcgaaacaaaaacaaaataaatcaaaaccagaacacattatttttggaaatggtcacccattctctcgccttccctcagagggcgagcaatttcacttacctctgagcttcaggcattccccgtATGAGAcgccaaatgctgcagtctggctgggcacaaaatcatgagccactgaagcaggaacaaactgtatttccaaaactcccacaAATGCCAGGCATGCGGCCTTCTCCCAGGACAAACTCCAAAaaaggaaatccctcctccggaattccctcctaccacacaTCCCCAAACAATGGGAACTATCCTGGAGTCCcgggagagctccaaagtagcaggcctaggcagagagcaggggtctcatctccaattgaatgcacatcttaacataatcattatcatctcaa
This sequence is a window from Marmota flaviventris isolate mMarFla1 chromosome 10, mMarFla1.hap1, whole genome shotgun sequence. Protein-coding genes within it:
- the LOC114082541 gene encoding PRAME family member 20-like translates to MGLPRMSIQSPPTLLELAGRSLLSNKSRAILDLEDLPIELFPPLFVEAFSRGHTEVLKKMVHTWPFTCLPLGALMRQPQPDMLRVALDGLDMLLAQQDRPRRWKLQVLDLRRAPRNFWRTWSGAVVDACSPEDIKKNQALKLDPATAAKLPLKIFIDLCLTEGPLDEFLTLLFLWVTQRRDRLHLCCNRLKIFGKPIGHARKVLRLLQLDSVQKVEVHCTWVPSTLAAYAPFLGQMKNLRKLLVSQVRVPAHTSPEEQEWLLAQLTLQFLRMDCLRKFCVDAVLLLEGHLEQVLRHLKTPLEALSITNCPLSDSDWNYLSQCPNTSQLRHLDLRGIKLTNFSLGPLQILLEMVAATLKSLDLEACEITDSQLQAILPALSCCSQLRILCFFGNRISMSVLRDLLLHTARLSQLSIELYPALLESYDAQGTEDSTQDSSSFDPVDLSQTEKAILALEDLPIQLLPPLFMEAFNRRHTEVLKKMVQAWPFTRLPLGALMNTL